A stretch of DNA from Chloroflexota bacterium:
CAAGACCATCGTGGGCGGCCAACGGCCGGCGGAAACCAAGCGTCGGCTCAACGAGGCGCTGCGGCGCTGGTGCGACGAAGAAAACGTCGAGCCGACCAAGATCTGGGTCGGCTGGGGCGTGGCCCGGGGATCGCAGCCGATCTCCCTGGAAGCGACGCGCCAACAGCTCGATGACGGCGTGGACGCCGTCTGGATGCCCATCTTCAATAGCATCAACACCCTCACGAAGGTTGGTCTCGGAAGCCAAGGGCCCATGCCCGAGGAAGAAGCGAAGAAGATCGGCTACTGCGTCGTGGACGAGCGCGGCAACCTCCTCCCCGAAGTGCGGGACATCATTCATCTCTTGGCCGATCGCGGCGTCCCGTTCTCATTCGCCCACGGAAGCCATCCAGAGCTGGACGCGATGGCCGAAGAGGTTGAGAGGATCGGCTTCGACCGTGCGTTTGTCGACCACCCCTTCAGTCCCTTTGTCGACCTGACGGCAGAGGAGATGCAGCGGTTCGCCAGAGCCGGCATCTGGCTCAACTTCACCTACGACGAGCTGTCGCCGTTGTTGGGCGTTGATCCGGCCCGCATGTACGACGCCATTCGGTCCGTTGGGCCGGAGCACTGCACGCTCTCCAGCGACGCGGGCGAGCCTCTCTTCCCCAACTCGGTGGAATGCATGCGCCTCATGCGCGGCTACATGCGCGCGTTTGGACTCAGTGAGGATGAGGTTCGCGTGGTGACGGAGGTCAACCCGGCCAAGGTGCTCGGACTGCTCGCCTGAGCGGCCTCCGCTATTCCTTGTCGAACTCGTAGAAATTCCAGGTTGTCACGCGGCCAGCGGTTCCGTGGCTCTTTACGCCTTTCACCTGCAGGACCGGTGACACTGTCCAGTACAGCGGCATGCCGACGAGGTCGCCCCGCTCCTCCTGCACGAGCTGGCGGAGCACTTCGGTCCGCTCATCAGCATCGATGGTCACGGCCGTGCGATTGACCAGCTCGTCGAGACGCGGATTGCTGTAGCCGGAGCGGTTCCGGCCCGTCCAGTGGTTTGCAGCCGTACGGATCTCGCTCGTGGCAGCCCGCCCAGAGAGCAAGATGT
This window harbors:
- a CDS encoding DUF6282 family protein, with the translated sequence MTANPASEPWDPTKARYVKSYAMRRAYREEVQHPPAVPNVAGAIDLHCHAHEGQQDALDLAKHASKNGVGGILYKTIVGGQRPAETKRRLNEALRRWCDEENVEPTKIWVGWGVARGSQPISLEATRQQLDDGVDAVWMPIFNSINTLTKVGLGSQGPMPEEEAKKIGYCVVDERGNLLPEVRDIIHLLADRGVPFSFAHGSHPELDAMAEEVERIGFDRAFVDHPFSPFVDLTAEEMQRFARAGIWLNFTYDELSPLLGVDPARMYDAIRSVGPEHCTLSSDAGEPLFPNSVECMRLMRGYMRAFGLSEDEVRVVTEVNPAKVLGLLA